In Desulfobaccales bacterium, a genomic segment contains:
- the mnmA gene encoding tRNA 2-thiouridine(34) synthase MnmA, with protein sequence MSPRHKAAIALSGGVDSAVAAMLLRGQGWDLKCVHLRLTSWGASADWVQALAQRLEIPLQLIDLQREFSEEVLDYFVSEYGRGRTPNPCVRCNAAIKFGRLWEYLKEDGFTHLATGHYARLQPIEAAAPALLRGVDPRKDQSYFLSRLPRDLLPNFLFPLGDLTKDEVRRIYHAANLPIQEHQRESMELCFIPEGDYQDFLQARRGFIGPPGDFIDARGRVLGQHRGLECYTVGQRRGLGIPAREPYYVTEIQPACNRVVLGPRAELFSSGLLASRMNWLIDPPDAEFEAVAVIRYRHPGVRARIIPRRSGEVQVEFETPQSAVAPGQAVVFYDRDRVLGGGWIETDNLRGGPGDVFREGPPPSPQTPS encoded by the coding sequence ATGTCTCCACGGCATAAGGCAGCCATCGCCCTCAGCGGCGGGGTGGACAGCGCTGTGGCCGCCATGCTTCTGCGCGGTCAGGGCTGGGACCTTAAGTGCGTTCACCTGCGCCTGACTTCCTGGGGTGCATCGGCAGACTGGGTGCAAGCCCTGGCCCAACGCCTGGAAATTCCCCTGCAATTGATTGACCTGCAACGGGAATTCTCCGAGGAGGTCCTGGATTATTTTGTGTCGGAATATGGCCGGGGTCGCACTCCCAACCCCTGCGTCCGGTGTAATGCGGCCATTAAGTTCGGACGGTTATGGGAGTACCTTAAGGAGGATGGCTTCACACACCTGGCCACAGGCCATTACGCCCGGCTGCAACCGATTGAAGCGGCCGCGCCTGCCCTGCTTCGGGGGGTTGACCCGCGCAAGGACCAGTCCTATTTTCTCAGCCGTCTGCCCCGTGACCTCTTGCCAAATTTCCTCTTTCCTCTGGGCGATCTTACCAAAGACGAGGTGCGACGGATCTATCACGCGGCGAACTTGCCCATCCAGGAACACCAACGGGAGAGCATGGAACTCTGCTTCATACCGGAGGGCGACTACCAGGACTTCCTCCAAGCGCGACGGGGATTCATAGGTCCTCCCGGTGATTTTATCGATGCCCGGGGCCGAGTCCTGGGTCAGCATCGGGGCCTGGAATGTTATACCGTGGGGCAACGCCGGGGCTTAGGCATCCCGGCCCGGGAACCCTACTATGTGACTGAAATTCAGCCGGCCTGCAACCGGGTGGTGTTGGGGCCTCGGGCCGAGCTTTTCTCCTCGGGCCTCCTGGCCTCCCGGATGAACTGGCTCATTGATCCTCCGGACGCCGAGTTTGAGGCCGTGGCCGTGATCCGTTACCGTCATCCCGGGGTGCGCGCCCGGATTATCCCCAGGCGCTCGGGTGAGGTGCAGGTGGAGTTCGAGACCCCGCAATCGGCTGTGGCTCCGGGCCAGGCCGTGGTCTTCTACGACCGCGACCGGGTTCTGGGCGGCGGTTGGATCGAAACGGATAACTTGAGGGGAGGACCGGGGGACGTTTTTCGTGAAGGTCCCCCGCCCTCCCCTCAAACCCCCTCCTAA
- a CDS encoding carbon-nitrogen hydrolase family protein — MAKIILIQPQPALRLDSRKNLLRALSLLEGCQGEAADLICFPEYFPFFGEEELASAAARLQAYIIAGLVEEAGGHRYNTATLFDRGGRMLGRQRKHNLGNLERRGFQVSPGENWPTWDTDFGRLGIPVCIDYWGQPEAARHLAAQEVDLVVNPALFPILRIHWHTGALTRAFDYYVPVVGVNTAAAVVEIAGRHYPLQGGSSFAIQPPAPTDRAELSRQVRGWDGLEE; from the coding sequence ATGGCAAAGATTATTCTCATTCAGCCCCAGCCAGCGCTCCGACTGGACAGCCGGAAGAACCTGCTCCGCGCCCTTTCGCTGCTCGAGGGCTGCCAGGGAGAAGCAGCCGATTTGATCTGCTTTCCCGAGTACTTTCCTTTTTTCGGGGAGGAAGAACTGGCCAGCGCCGCGGCTCGGCTTCAGGCGTATATCATCGCCGGCTTGGTGGAAGAAGCGGGAGGGCACCGTTACAATACCGCCACTCTGTTCGATCGCGGCGGTCGTATGCTGGGACGCCAACGCAAGCATAACCTTGGGAACCTGGAGCGCCGGGGTTTTCAGGTCAGTCCGGGGGAGAACTGGCCAACCTGGGACACGGACTTCGGCCGCCTGGGCATACCGGTGTGTATCGATTATTGGGGCCAGCCCGAAGCGGCCCGGCATCTGGCGGCCCAGGAGGTCGATCTCGTCGTTAATCCTGCCCTCTTTCCCATCCTTCGAATCCACTGGCATACGGGGGCTTTGACTCGGGCCTTTGACTATTATGTGCCAGTGGTGGGAGTGAATACCGCGGCCGCGGTGGTGGAAATTGCCGGGCGCCACTACCCCCTGCAGGGAGGGAGTTCGTTTGCCATCCAGCCCCCGGCGCCGACGGATAGGGCCGAACTGTCCCGGCAGGTGCGGGGTTGGGATGGCCTGGAGGAATAG
- a CDS encoding PilZ domain-containing protein, translated as MTFLLERRRFNRIFVSLPVEFYARLSDAEAPCQGQGCLRDISLSGIYFHIVSDMSFQQGQILSLSIFAPLQYLEGSDISHLQATGEVIRFDPPEPDRPQGGVALNFLEGPTFLSKEDQEMFQGLNRSNHIPPQN; from the coding sequence ATGACCTTCCTTTTGGAAAGACGACGATTCAACCGGATTTTCGTATCCCTGCCGGTAGAATTTTATGCCCGCCTCTCTGATGCCGAGGCTCCCTGTCAGGGTCAGGGATGCCTCCGAGACATCAGCCTGAGCGGCATTTACTTCCATATAGTTTCGGACATGTCCTTTCAGCAGGGCCAGATCCTCTCCCTCAGCATATTCGCCCCGCTACAATACCTGGAGGGCAGCGACATCTCCCATCTTCAGGCCACCGGAGAGGTAATTCGTTTCGACCCCCCGGAACCCGACCGGCCTCAGGGCGGGGTAGCCTTAAACTTTCTGGAAGGCCCCACCTTCCTCTCCAAGGAAGACCAGGAAATGTTTCAAGGTTTGAACAGATCTAATCATATTCCTCCCCAAAATTAG
- a CDS encoding ParA family protein, with amino-acid sequence MSHIVAVINQKGGTGKTTTTLNLGAALAYQGYRTLIVDLDPQGHTSIGIGIEPDAIARSMADILIVPKMAITEVVIPTYILGLDVAPAHIHLARAAEQVYSRVFREAILANALKGVDYDFVLIDCPPSLGVLTTNSLYACDFIVIPCQISRYSLDGLADLLTTVETVKNLTTDDLFQEDLFRILLTMYDKRNSVTNEYILEQLKPYREKTFTAIIMKNEALNQAQIAQKAIFDYESKSSGSMDYFQLCLEFLEIWRKRNSLPAKRPSLQSCL; translated from the coding sequence ATGTCCCACATCGTAGCGGTTATAAACCAGAAAGGCGGTACCGGGAAAACCACGACCACCCTGAATCTGGGGGCTGCGCTGGCCTATCAGGGGTACCGCACCCTGATCGTTGACCTGGACCCCCAGGGCCACACCAGCATCGGCATCGGAATAGAACCGGACGCCATCGCCAGGTCCATGGCGGATATTCTCATCGTCCCCAAAATGGCCATCACCGAGGTGGTGATACCCACGTATATCCTGGGTTTGGACGTTGCTCCGGCTCACATCCATCTGGCCCGGGCCGCGGAGCAGGTTTATTCCCGGGTTTTTCGTGAAGCCATTCTGGCCAACGCCCTCAAGGGTGTGGATTATGATTTTGTTCTGATCGACTGCCCGCCGTCGCTGGGGGTCCTGACTACCAATTCCCTCTATGCCTGTGATTTTATTGTTATTCCTTGTCAAATCTCCCGCTACTCGCTGGATGGTCTGGCAGACTTACTCACCACGGTGGAAACCGTAAAGAACCTGACTACAGATGATCTTTTTCAAGAAGATCTGTTTCGCATTTTGCTCACTATGTATGACAAGCGGAACAGCGTCACCAATGAATACATTCTGGAACAGTTAAAACCTTACCGCGAAAAAACCTTCACCGCGATCATTATGAAGAACGAAGCCTTGAACCAAGCCCAGATAGCTCAGAAAGCGATTTTCGACTACGAATCTAAGAGTTCGGGCTCCATGGATTATTTTCAACTCTGTCTTGAGTTTCTGGAAATATGGCGAAAAAGAAACAGTTTGCCGGCAAAAAGACCAAGCTTGCAAAGTTGCCTCTAA
- the aroF gene encoding 3-deoxy-7-phosphoheptulonate synthase — MLIVMDKDATEPQIKAVVAKIDSMGYEAQPMPGGERVAIAILRNPGPVDSALFVDMPGVIQAIPVSRPYKLVSREMKREDTIIHFPGLELGRRHFVIIAGPCAIESETQALTIAEHVKAAGARIFRGGAYKPRTSPYSYQGLGKAGLKILKKVKEETGLLTVTEAIDHDSLRLVAEYVDIIQIGARNMQNFSLLRCAGRTRKPVVLKRGMYATLDEWFMAAEYIMSEGNSQVILCERGVRAVGEHARNLLDLSIIPAARRESHLPIIVDPSHAAGRRDLVGPLARAAVAAGCDGLMIEVHHEPEKAMSDGAQSLYPNQFQALMEEIKGLKPGGW; from the coding sequence ATGCTCATCGTAATGGACAAGGACGCCACCGAACCCCAGATCAAGGCGGTGGTGGCCAAGATTGACTCAATGGGATATGAAGCCCAGCCCATGCCCGGTGGGGAACGGGTAGCCATCGCTATCTTACGGAATCCCGGGCCGGTAGATTCGGCCCTGTTTGTGGATATGCCCGGGGTGATTCAGGCCATCCCGGTCTCTCGCCCCTACAAGCTGGTGAGTCGGGAAATGAAGCGGGAGGACACCATTATTCATTTCCCGGGCTTGGAACTGGGGCGGCGGCATTTTGTGATCATCGCTGGTCCCTGCGCCATAGAGAGCGAGACCCAGGCCCTGACCATCGCTGAGCACGTCAAGGCCGCGGGGGCCCGCATCTTCCGGGGTGGCGCCTACAAGCCGCGCACCTCTCCCTATAGCTACCAGGGCTTAGGGAAGGCCGGCTTGAAGATCTTGAAGAAAGTTAAGGAAGAGACCGGGCTGTTGACCGTTACCGAAGCCATTGACCATGATTCCCTGCGCCTGGTGGCCGAATATGTCGACATCATCCAAATCGGCGCCCGGAATATGCAGAATTTTAGCCTGTTGCGCTGCGCCGGCCGCACCCGGAAGCCGGTTGTCCTCAAGCGGGGCATGTACGCCACTCTAGACGAGTGGTTTATGGCCGCGGAATACATCATGTCAGAAGGAAATTCCCAGGTGATTCTCTGCGAACGGGGCGTCCGGGCCGTCGGCGAGCATGCCCGGAATCTCCTGGACCTCTCCATCATTCCCGCGGCACGGCGCGAGAGTCATCTGCCCATTATCGTGGACCCCAGCCACGCGGCCGGGCGCCGGGACCTGGTGGGACCGCTGGCCCGGGCCGCAGTGGCCGCAGGCTGTGACGGGCTGATGATTGAAGTGCATCATGAGCCGGAAAAGGCCATGTCCGACGGGGCGCAATCCCTCTATCCCAACCAATTCCAGGCGTTGATGGAAGAAATCAAGGGTCTCAAACCCGGAGGCTGGTGA
- a CDS encoding prepilin peptidase translates to MSHWLYSFGSWLQAHFDLVFPLLLSLGMAVWDLKSRRIPNYLTFGGALAGLGFQLGFHGLPGFLDGLAGLGLGFILLLGPYLMGGMGAGDVKASAALGAWLGLQRAFLLFIYMGISGGLIILVVWLWQRRLLAGLREGWHFLLNWLLCRTFDAKPPRPLSLKSGSIPYGAAMALGMALLCWRPV, encoded by the coding sequence TTGTCCCATTGGCTGTATAGTTTTGGCTCCTGGCTTCAGGCCCATTTTGACCTGGTCTTCCCGCTGCTGCTGAGCCTGGGAATGGCTGTCTGGGACCTCAAATCCAGACGAATCCCCAATTATCTGACTTTTGGCGGCGCTCTGGCGGGTTTGGGCTTTCAACTGGGCTTCCATGGTCTTCCGGGTTTCCTGGATGGGTTAGCTGGATTGGGCTTGGGTTTTATTCTGCTCCTGGGGCCTTATCTCATGGGGGGCATGGGAGCCGGTGATGTCAAGGCTAGTGCGGCCCTGGGGGCTTGGCTGGGACTGCAACGCGCTTTTCTTCTCTTTATCTATATGGGAATCAGCGGCGGTTTGATCATCCTGGTGGTCTGGCTGTGGCAGCGACGCCTCCTGGCCGGGCTCCGGGAAGGCTGGCATTTTTTGCTCAACTGGCTGCTCTGCCGCACTTTTGACGCTAAACCCCCGCGGCCGCTGTCCCTCAAAAGCGGCTCCATTCCCTATGGCGCGGCTATGGCCTTGGGAATGGCCCTGCTCTGCTGGCGTCCGGTTTAA